A single region of the Brachypodium distachyon strain Bd21 chromosome 3, Brachypodium_distachyon_v3.0, whole genome shotgun sequence genome encodes:
- the LOC104583500 gene encoding uncharacterized protein LOC104583500, with product MQRAASRVASLALRRLAASAWPRGELPAAAMAPLRPAAAVVSSARLSLQPTATAAAVALLARRGYAGAAPKAKAKAVSEDEDEDDDSEWEVDEYGAIEDEFPDSDSEGDEDEYADT from the coding sequence atgcagcgcgcCGCCTCAAGGGTCGCGTCGCTGGCCCTCCGACGCCTTGCTGCGTCGGCTTGGCCCCGCGGGGAGCtcccagccgccgccatggcgccTCTtcggccggccgcggcggtggtCTCCTCGGCACGCTTGTCTCTACAGCCCacagcaacggcggcggctgttGCGCTGCTTGCCCGGCGTGGGTACGCCGGCGCGGCCCCGAAGGCAAAGGCGAAAGCAGTGAGCGAGGACGAAGATGAGGACGATGACTCGGAGTGGGAGGTGGACGAGTACGGGGCAATCGAGGATGAGTTCCCCGACTCTGACAGCGAGGGTGATGAGGACGAATATGCTGATACCTGA